The Neurospora crassa OR74A linkage group V, whole genome shotgun sequence sequence CGCTTTCCATCTGGTCCGGCAGCACCACCGCATACTCGACGTAGAGGTTTCCGTATTCCGTCTGGTGGTAAACGCTGTCTCCGTGCTCATGCCACTTGGGCATACCCTCGCCTGGTATCGTATCGACCTGACCAGGCTGTACCACCTCGCCTTGTTTCCTTCCCAGCCTAACCACATGTCCATCCAGATGTGTAACGTTTCTTGTCCAGTCACCCATCCACGCCTCCCGGAGGCTGATAATCTCTTTCCAGAACAAGTCGTCACCCTTCCTCCTAAAGTAGATACCGTCGAGGTGATCCGGGTTGTTTTCCTCAGGGTTTGGACTTGGCTCCTTCTCCACGACGGTAACGATCAGATCACCGGCAACATGATCCGGGCTCTCGTCCGCCTCGTTTTCGTACACGATCCTTGACCCTTCGGCCATACCACGCTCAACCTTCACTTCGACCGTCGCCAACTTGCGTATTACCCTCGTTCCCTGGCACACGGGGCACTTGTGCTTTATGCTCTTGCCCTTTCCGCCGCACTTGTCGCACTGCATCTGCATTTGCTGGATCATGCCCGGCGCCAGTTGGTGTCTAACGATGCGAATACCGTGGCCACCACAAGCGTCGCAGGTATCGACATGCTTATCCGCCGCTCCCGTGCCCTCGCACTCCTCGCAAATTTGTTGCTTTTCCCACAGAAACTCGGTTGTGTGCCCGTTGTAGAAATCGACGAGAGGGATGCCGACTTTGAGCTCGACGTTGGGACCGCGTCGCTGGCCGGGCTGGTTGCCAAAgtgaccgccgccgccgaagaagCGGGAGAAAAGATCAAAGGGGTCGTGATGTTGGCCGCCGCCTTGCTTGCGCTGCTTGAGGCCGTCGTAACCATATTGGTCGTAGATCTTGCGGGATTCGGGGTCGATAAGGGCTTCGTAAGCTTCCGAGACTTCGACGAACTTGTCGTGGGCTGTTGAGTCGCCTCTGTTGGAAGTGAGCGTTAGTGGGTGACCAtcgggaagggggggggggggggggttgggAGGCAGAGATAGATAGAGAACGTACGGGTTCTTGTCGGGATGGTATTTCTTGGACAATTGGCGGTAGGCCGACTTGATCTGCTTGTCTGAAGCCTGCTTGTCGAGGCCGAGAACCTTGTAGTAGTCCTCAACACCAAGTGCAAACTGCGCAAGTGTTAAGAGAGCCAGCAAGGCTCCCTTTTTGAACCACATGGTGATCTCTGTCGCTGTGTGCTTGCTGAACAAGATAGATTAATCAATGGTAAGAAAGACCGAGTAAAGAACGACTAGGATTATACTAGAGTGTCGAGGGCATTCCACGCCAGTGACCGACGTGGTGACGGCAAAAGTGTCACGATGGGGGGAATTAGGTTGTCGAGGCCAAAAAGGTACCTGGAAGTATGGAAGATTCCACTTATACATTTGGCGATAAACAGCCCAGCGCCAGATAATGCCACCTGGTCGCTACCAAAGCATGTTAGCTGATTGGACGGAAGGAATCACCGAACCCCTGGTCGCTGAAGCTCAAGCACATGCCTAGTGTAACCCCCCGGGGCAAGCTGAACGTAGCGGGACGAGATGGTGCAACAGgccgataagataaggatTTCAGTGCTTGGTTACCTACTGTCGACAGTTCCCGTCAGTGATGCCTTCGTTCGCCTCCCATCCCAGGCAGGGCATCACCAACCAAATCTGGTCAGCAAACACAGAGTCACTGTCGCAGTTGGTCGAACAGATACACCACACCAATGGCGTCAAAACGATATGCCTTCGTCCCCATGGACGATGAGCCTGCTGCCCCATCCAAGAGCGACAGAAAAGACCGAGACAGAGACAGCAAAAGGGACAGGAAACGCGATCGATCCAGGTCGCCGCGCCGACACAAGAGCAGGCGACCCGATGACAGCGACTCTACCCGACGCCAGTCCCGCTCGCGATCACCACGCAAGGACGACAGCCGATCAGACTCGAGACGCGATCGCGAAGACCCCAAGATGTCAGATCTCAGACTCAAGTCCCGATACGACTAcctgaagaagagagaggccGAGAAGCTTGCCCTCCTACGGAAACAAGTCGCCGAGGAAACTGCCGAGTTGCGATCCGGTGTTCGTCTGTctgaaaaggaaaaagccGAATTCGCAAGAAACCGGGAAATTCTACGCCTGGCCGAGGAGCGAGCACGCATTGACGACTACCAAGACGGCTACCGCCTACCGGACCAGTATGGCACCGACaccaagaagaaagaggaggcttTATACCAGCGTCACGTCGAGAGGGACGAGTATGGTAACGAAAAGATGGTTACCGAATACGACGAGTGGGAGCGCGAGCAAAccgtcaaggccaaggcgCAAATCGCATCGCGCGGCGAGCgcgaagacggaggagaatACGACTTCTTGCTGGACGAGGATGCCATCAACTTTGTCCGTGATGCTGCCGCCAAGTTCATACAACCGACCGACGGCCTGACGCCGGAGCAGAGGATCTTAAAGGAGAAGATCGAGGCGGCCGAGCGGGCGGCCAAGTCGATACAAGAAGTGCGCAAGAGTCTTCCCGTTTATGCTTACCGGGACGCTTTTCTGGATGCCATCAAGGAGTACCAGGTTCTTATCCTTGTTGGCGAGACTGGTTCGGGAAAGACAACACAAATACCCCAATACCTCCACGAGGCTGGATATACTGAGGGCGGCATGAAGGTTGCCTGCACCCAGCCGCGTCGTGTTGCCGCCATGAGTGTTGCCGCTCGTGTGGCTGATGAAATGGGAGTCAAGGTTGGAAGGGAAGTCGGTTACTCGATCCGTTTCGAGGACTGTACAAGCGACAAGACCATTCTCAAGTATATGACGGATGGCATGCTTCTGAGAGAAATGGTTACGTCGCCAACACTGGAGGGTTACTCGGCCATCATGATCGACGAAGCCCACGAGAGAACAGTccataccgatattctactAGCACTTATCAAGGATCTTACTAGGGCGAGGCCGGATCTGAAGCTCATCATTTCTTCTGCGACACTCAACGCCGAAAAGTTCAGCACGTACTTTGATGATGCGCCCATCTTCAACGTTCCCGGTCGTGTGCATCCGGTCGATGTATACTACACTTCAGCACCAGAGAGTAACTACCTAGAAGCTAGTTTGGTGACAGTGTTCCAGATCCATGCTACACAGCCAGAGGGCGGTATCCTGGTGTTTCTCACTGGCCAAGAGGAGATTGACAAGGCATGCGAGCGAGTAGAAGAGATCAAAAAGAAACTGGGGGGTCGAGTACCCGAAatcatacctctacccatcTACGCCAACATGCCCTCGGAACTGCAGGCCAAGATCTTCGAGCCGACACCACCAGGGGCTAGAAAGGTGGTCTTCTCGACCAACATTGCTGAAACATCCCTTACCATTGACGGTATCGTCTATGTCATCGACTGCGGCTACGTCAAGGAGAACACATTCAGTCCCGTCGGCACAACAGGACAGTCCACGCTCGCCGTTGTGCCGTGCTCACGAGCCGCTGCGAACCAGCGTATGGGTCGTGCCGGTCGTGTCCGTCCAGGCAAATGCTTCCGTCTCTACACCAAATTTGCCTACCTCTCTGAAATGGACGAGTCACCAACACCCGAAATCCAACGAACCTCGTTATCGAGCGTTGTCCTCCAACTCAAAGCGCTCGGTATCGAAGATCTTTTGGGTTTCGACTTCCTCGACCCCCCACCAACCGAACTTCTCATCAAGTCCCTCAACATGCTCTACGCCTTGGGAGCCCTCAACTCCGCCGGCCAACTTACCCGCGTCGGCCGGCAAATGGGCGAATTCCCCGCCGAACCGATGCTAGCCAAGGCGCTCATCGCTGCCACGGCCGAGGGCTGCGTCGACGAGATGCTCACTATCGTGTCCATGCTCGGCGAAGTAGCCACTCTGTTCTTCCGccccaaggacaagaaggtgCACGCCGATAGCGCGCGCGCCCGCTTCACTGTCAAGGACGGCGGCGACCACTTGACGCTTTTGAATGTCTACAACCAGTGGGTCGACGCCGATTACTCCCCCATCTGGGCCAAGGAGAACTTCCTCACCCAGCGATCGCTCACCCGCGCCCGTGACGTGCGCGACCAATTAGCCAAGCTATGCGATCGCGTCCTGGAAGGGTCCACATCTACCTGCGGCGGAGTCTCCAACATGCAGCCCATCCTACGGGCGCTCAcagcagccttcttcctcaaTGCTGCCAGGCTAAACCGAGGCGGAGACGGATACAGGACGCTGAAGAATAACATGACGGTGTATGTGCACCCGAGCTCGGTGGTTAAGGGGATGGACCCACCACCAAAGGTTATCATTTATCATGAGCTGGTCGTGACAACAAAGGAGTTTGTCAGGAGTGTGATTCCGATTGACCCGAAGTGGTTGACGGAGTTTGGTGGGCATTATTATGATGCTAAGGATGTGGAGAGTATGACGGTCAAAAAGTTGCCTAAGGAGAGGAAATACTGATGGGTAGAAACGATAGTGAGTGGTTGGAAGTCTGTTTTGTTTGTCTCAAAAGCGAATGGCATATGGGGACATGGCGTTTGGAGCGTTTTTGGGAAAATTCCGTTGATGATTaggggtttgtttacttgcaACTGCATTTGGTAGCTGCTGGTGATTAGTACTCATCAACTCACGCACAGTTGT is a genomic window containing:
- a CDS encoding SCJ1, with product MWFKKGALLALLTLAQFALGVEDYYKVLGLDKQASDKQIKSAYRQLSKKYHPDKNPGDSTAHDKFVEVSEAYEALIDPESRKIYDQYGYDGLKQRKQGGGQHHDPFDLFSRFFGGGGHFGNQPGQRRGPNVELKVGIPLVDFYNGHTTEFLWEKQQICEECEGTGAADKHVDTCDACGGHGIRIVRHQLAPGMIQQMQMQCDKCGGKGKSIKHKCPVCQGTRVIRKLATVEVKVERGMAEGSRIVYENEADESPDHVAGDLIVTVVEKEPSPNPEENNPDHLDGIYFRRKGDDLFWKEIISLREAWMGDWTRNVTHLDGHVVRLGRKQGEVVQPGQVDTIPGEGMPKWHEHGDSVYHQTEYGNLYVEYAVVLPDQMESDMEKEFRALFEKWRGKIGVDLHKDSGRPDQPVMHDHDHDHEGHEHEEL
- a CDS encoding ATP-dependent RNA helicase DHX8; translation: MASKRYAFVPMDDEPAAPSKSDRKDRDRDSKRDRKRDRSRSPRRHKSRRPDDSDSTRRQSRSRSPRKDDSRSDSRRDREDPKMSDLRLKSRYDYLKKREAEKLALLRKQVAEETAELRSGVRLSEKEKAEFARNREILRLAEERARIDDYQDGYRLPDQYGTDTKKKEEALYQRHVERDEYGNEKMVTEYDEWEREQTVKAKAQIASRGEREDGGEYDFLLDEDAINFVRDAAAKFIQPTDGLTPEQRILKEKIEAAERAAKSIQEVRKSLPVYAYRDAFLDAIKEYQVLILVGETGSGKTTQIPQYLHEAGYTEGGMKVACTQPRRVAAMSVAARVADEMGVKVGREVGYSIRFEDCTSDKTILKYMTDGMLLREMVTSPTLEGYSAIMIDEAHERTVHTDILLALIKDLTRARPDLKLIISSATLNAEKFSTYFDDAPIFNVPGRVHPVDVYYTSAPESNYLEASLVTVFQIHATQPEGGILVFLTGQEEIDKACERVEEIKKKLGGRVPEIIPLPIYANMPSELQAKIFEPTPPGARKVVFSTNIAETSLTIDGIVYVIDCGYVKENTFSPVGTTGQSTLAVVPCSRAAANQRMGRAGRVRPGKCFRLYTKFAYLSEMDESPTPEIQRTSLSSVVLQLKALGIEDLLGFDFLDPPPTELLIKSLNMLYALGALNSAGQLTRVGRQMGEFPAEPMLAKALIAATAEGCVDEMLTIVSMLGEVATLFFRPKDKKVHADSARARFTVKDGGDHLTLLNVYNQWVDADYSPIWAKENFLTQRSLTRARDVRDQLAKLCDRVLEGSTSTCGGVSNMQPILRALTAAFFLNAARLNRGGDGYRTLKNNMTVYVHPSSVVKGMDPPPKVIIYHELVVTTKEFVRSVIPIDPKWLTEFGGHYYDAKDVESMTVKKLPKERKY